One window of Pseudochaenichthys georgianus chromosome 18, fPseGeo1.2, whole genome shotgun sequence genomic DNA carries:
- the synpo2a gene encoding synaptopodin-2 isoform X1, with the protein MGTGDYICVTLRGGAPWGFTLREGEGDTYRPFLISQVEAEGRASLAGVCEGDEVVSLNGEPCADLTLLRACAFIDASIDCLQLLLKRSCIVPSEEYESEETHAAERDSSGEAVESTTLHIFPPQHSSQSPREIYISEAQDETCYGDTEFPKSPQLLCTQLHAPSSDDQNGPILKENEERQCFSPGNMVELQVSLSESTLEDVGCSSLGSAMGIEGELSNREAVQEIHTISITSHYVPRPAREPLGQHGVVLSSPSMLGQVEVIVQQPDASGTRRSISRVGGPRVSGSQSEGEGGGGPCEGVPGCFTVSFPSEEATAAEEQDSETEGDPDKPNKHRAKHARLRRSESLSEKQVKEAKSKCKRIALLLSAAPPNPNNKGVLMFKKHRQRAKKYTLVSYGTGEDEPEYSDEEDEDTQETHTVEFTLVAPNGSEIDKHFLTNAQSGKSVLTINWDKGLLEIERNLKNGAEMECLPDTQGKGATMFAQRRLRMDEISAEHDELRRQGIPVEAVPLIEKKMEEHTYMQSTTEDHAYMDVNIHQQQQQQQQQQQQQQQQQEYQQYQEQQYYEQQQNYQQQQLQLQQQQQQQQQQQQQQQYQLQQQQQQQQQQYEQQQQYEQQHYQQQQMYQQQREFQEQQQMQHYSTNINGTVQHQHSDIQSSFSNPSAKPFAAENMAAAPYSPAMSGTNQDSVGQGEQIASRDERIATPASRTGVLSDARRRNAGKPMFSFKEAPKVSPNPALLNLLNRKDKKLGFESGGEEDYLSLGAEACNFLQSQQIKHKVPPPVAPKPVIDPNSPPWTPQIEMINQEMPQQAENSVFTPALAPTIETTPAPELEPTPAPELEPTPAPAPEPSPPPALQETPASNPTVEQPTWALQEPETQQPLQVTAQDENGHTNCPPQHELAPCCAPAQTEAQQQPPTNSWPPAQVQPEVPPQSQSPPQLPWVTRLPAQTQVQPQPPTNNWNPQIQPAWTQPQEQPPSHPQAQPPWTHSHEQPNMPQSQPPWGQPQEPMQQQQPQAPWAQPSQTDSQPQPPWMQQPQQKPQAQPPWAQPIQTESLPQQPWVQQPQHQAPQPAWPQAQAPCQPQPPWVSAPPQQQPQINAWPPSQTQAQVQPPWIQASPSQLPAQPQAIVNPWMPVPAQAQSQPSWAQNPTEPAQPPINSWAQEQNQTQPQPQNQPPWAQPGPPQPTSQPNWQQSSSLPQPPINTWPQPQTQPQTPVNAWAPQPQQTPVSASTTMVNTQPSPKPWQPPHNLPQARSPPTPPQRMHSFNISQHSSSPINPMASVLNPATQGSSCDMPAVRGKGADMFAKRQSRMEKYVVDSETVEANKATRAPSPVASLPNEWKYTSSVRAPPSRSYNPILSPWNPPSKQPPSTSPTIKAKKKDQGKPKPSPKPLNVIDVMKHQPYQLDSSLFTFGPAVEAAKAAQAKLECSPPNPPVENQPIRYDEMAPVQQTGPYNTLYPQQGYGMPMQPMMHDGHYQQHPANIYPPSNPYQQPPAGPYQQPYNQQYQQPGPPAYHPQAPQSPNQPYQHPPQPPQAPYQPANSPPYMAAPSVPYQQQPPSSFVVSSFTVAARPESALGGPAAAPKPKFMAKKSSAQVWKPSADKE; encoded by the exons ATGGGCACCGGGGACTACATCTGCGTGACTTTGCGGGGGGGTGCACCCTGGGGCTTCACcctgagggagggagagggggacacCTACAGACCCTTCCTAATCTCCCAG GTGGAAGCCGAAGGTCGTGCCTCCCTGGCTGGAGTGTGTGAAGGTGACGAGGTGGTGTCACTGAACGGAGAGCCGTGTGCTGATCTCACTCTGTTACGAGCCTGTGCATTCATCGACGCATCCATCGACTGTCTGCAGCTGCTGCTCAAAAG ATCCTGCATCGTCCCATCAGAAGAATATGAATCAGAAGAGACACACGCTGCAGAGAGGGACTCCTCTGGTGAGGCTGTAGAGAGCACCACCCTCCACATCTTCCCCCCACAACACAGTTCCCAAAGCCCGAGGGAGATCTACATATCCGAGGCCCAGGACGAGACCTGCTATGGGGACACAGAGTTTCCCAAGAGTCCCCAACTGCTTTGTACCCAGCTCCATGCTCCCTCGTCTGATGATCAGAATGGTCCTATTCTCAAGGAAAATGAAGAACGGCAATGCttctcccctgggaacatggtggAGCTCCAGGTGTCCCTGTCCGAGTCAACTTTGGAGGACGTGGGCTGCAGCTCTCTGGGGAGTGCTATGGGGATAGAGGGGGAACtctccaacagagaggctgtcCAGGAGATCCACACCATCAGCATAACGTCGCACTATGTCCCACGGCCTGCCAGGGAGCCGCTCGGACAGCACGGGGTGGTGCTCAGCTCCCCGTCCATGCTGGGGCAGGTGGAGGTCATTGTGCAACAGCCAGACGCATCAGGAACAAGGAGGAGCATCTCTAGGGTGGGAGGCCCTAGGGTCAGTGGGTCCCAAAGtgaaggagagggaggaggagggccCTGTGAGGGAGTTCCTGGGTGTTTCACTGTCTCATTTCCCTCAGAAGAGGCGACAGCAGCAGAAGAGCAGGACTCAGAGACTGAGGGGGATCCAGACAAACCCAACAAGCATCGGGCAAAACATGCCA GGCTCAGGCGCAGCGAGAGTCTTTCTGAAAAGCAGGTGAAGGAAGCCAAGTCCAAATGTAAACGTATTGCTCTCCTTCTGTCGGCTGCTCCGCCTAACCCCAACAACAAGGGGGTGTTGATGTTCAAGAAACATCGGCAGAGGGCCAAGAAATACACACTGGTGAGCTACGGCACAGGAGAAGACGAACCTGAGTACAGCGACGAAGAGGACGAGGatacacaggaaacacacactgTTGAATTTACCCTTGTGGCTCCAAACGGTTCTGAAATAGACAAGCACTTCCTCACTAATGCCCAAAGTGGCAAAAGTGTGTTAACTATCAACTGGGACAAGGGTCTTCTGGAGATTGAAAGGAACCTGAAAAACGGAGCAGAGATGGAATGTTTGCCTGACACACAGGGCAAGGGGGCAACAATGTTTGCCCAACGGCGTTTAAGGATGGATGAGATTTCTGCTGAACATGATGAGCTCAGGCGCCAGGGGATACCCGTGGAAGCAGTACCGTTGATTGAAAAGAAGATGGAGGAGCACACTTACATGCAGTCCACAACAGAGGACCATGCTTATATGGATGTAAAtatacaccaacaacaacaacaacaacaacaacaacaacaacaacaacaacaacaacaagaataCCAACAATATCAGGAGCAGCAGTACTATGAGCAACAACAGAactaccaacaacaacaactacaactacaacaacaacaacaacaacaacaacaacaacaacaacaacaacaataccagctgcagcagcagcagcagcagcagcagcagcagtatgaacagcagcagcagtatgaaCAACAGCACTATCAACAGCAGCAAATGTATCAGCAGCAGCGAGAATTTCAAGAGCAACAGCAAATGCAGCACTATTCTACAAACATCAATGGCACAGTGCAACATCAACACAGTGACATCCAGAGTTCTTTCAGTAATCCATCTGCAAAGCCTTTCGCTGCAGAAAACATGGCGGCTGCTCCTTATTCTCCCGCAATGAGTGGGACCAATCAAGATTCTGTGGGCCAAGGGGAGCAGATAGCCTCCCGGGATGAGCGCATTGCTACCCCTGCGAGTCGGACTGGGGTTTTGTCCGACGCAAGGAGAAGAAATGCTGGAAAGCCTATGTTCTCGTTTAAGGAAGCACCTAAAGTATCGCCGAACCCAGCACTGCTAAACCTCCTCAACAGAAAGGATAAGAAGTTGGGATTTGAGTCAGGAGGCGAGGAAGACTACCTTAGCCTTGGGGCTGAGGCTTGTAATTTCCTGCAATCTCAACAAATTAAACATAAGGTTCCTCCACCTGTGGCTCCAAAGCCTGTGATCGACCCCAACTCGCCTCCTTGGACACCGCAGATAGAAATGATCAACCAGGAGATGCCTCAACAAGCTGAAAATAGTGTTTTCACACCTGCTCTAGCCCCCACCATAGAGACAACCCCTGCTCCAGAACTAGAGCCAACCCCTGCTCCAGAACTAGAGCCAACCCCTGCACCTGCCCCTGAGCCCTCCCCCCCTCCGGCCCTCCAGGAGACTCCTGCCAGCAATCCCACTGTGGAACAGCCCACATGGGCTCTACAAGAACCTGAAACTCAACAGCCTCTGCAAGTGACGGCTCAGGATGAAAATGGTCATACGAATTGTCCCCCGCAGCATGAGCTTGCTCCTTGCTGTGCTCCAGCACAAAcagaggcacaacaacagccaccTACCAATTCTTGGCCTCCAGCTCAAGTGCAGCCTGAGGTACCACCTCAAAGTCAGTCGCCACCCCAGCTACCTTGGGTGACACGTCTACCTGCACAGACCCAAGTACAGCCTCAACCTCCTACAAATAATTGGAACCCTCAAATTCAGCCAGCATGGACCCAACCTCAAGAGCAACCACCGTCTCATCCTCAGGCTCAGCCCCCCTGGACACACTCTCACGAGCAGCCAAATATGCCGCAGTCACAACCACCTTGGGGTCAACCCCAAGAACcaatgcagcagcagcaaccCCAGGCTCCATGGGCACAACCATCACAGACAGACTCTCAGCCTCAACCGCCATGGATGCAACAACCGCAGCAGAAACCCCAAGCACAACCTCCTTGGGCTCAACCGATTCAAACTGAATCTCTGCCACAGCAGCCATGGGTTCAGCAACCACAGCATCAGGCACCACAACCAGCATGGCCACAGGCGCAAGCACCATGTCAGCCTCAACCACCTTGGGTCTCAGCTCCACCTCAACAGCAGCCTCAAATTAATGCATGGCCTCCATCACAAACTCAAGCCCAAGTTCAGCCACCTTGGATCCAAGCATCCCCATCACAACTTCCTGCGCAGCCTCAAGCCATCGTGAATCCATGGATGCCAGTACCAGCCCAGGCTCAGTCCCAACCATCATGGGCCCAGAACCCTACAGAACCTGCTCAGCCACCCATTAATTCTTGGGCCCAAGAGCAAAATCAGACCCAACCTCAACCCCAAAATCAACCGCCTTGGGCTCAACCAGGTCCACCACAGCCAACGTCACAGCCAAACTGGCAACAGTCCTCTTCTCTACCACAGCCACCGATTAATACATGGCCTCAACCTCAGACACAACCTCAGACACCTGTGAATGCCTGGGCACCACAGCCACAGCAAACACCTGTGAGTGCTTCCACAACAATGGTAAACACTCAGCCTTCACCAAAACCTTGGCAACCACCACACAATCTCCCACAAGCAAGGAGTCCTCCAACTCCACCACAGCGAATGCACTCTTTCAACATCAGTCAACATTCTTCATCTCCCATCAACCCAATGGCGAGTGTCTTAAACCCAGCAACCCAGGGTTCATCTTGTGATATGCCAGCCGTCAGAGGGAAAGGAGCTGATATGTTCGCTAAGAGGCAGTCTCGTATGGAGAAATATGTTGTGGACTCTGAGACTGTGGAAGCAAACAAGGCAACCCGGGCACCATCACCAGTTGCATCCTTACCAAATGAATGGAAATACACATCTAGCGTACGTGCTCCTCCTTCACGATCATACAACCCTATTCTGTCCCCTTGGAATCCCCCATCAAAGCAGCCCCCTTCCACTAGTCCTACAATCAAAGCCAAGAAAAAAGATCAAGGGAAACCAAAGCCTTCCCCTAAACCCCTCAATGTAATAGATGTTATGAAGCATCAACCCTATCAACTCGATTCCTCACTCTTTACTTTCGGCCCAGCTGTAGAGGCTGCCAAGGCAGCTCAAGCTAAGCTAGAGTGTTCACCTCCTAACCCACCTGTCGAAAACCAACCAATTAGATATGATGAGATGGCCCCCGTCCAGCAAACTGGACCATATAATACCCTTTACCCCCAGCAAGGCTATGGGATGCCAATGCAGCCCATGATGCATGATGGCCACTACCAGCAACACCCAGCTAATATTTATCCCCCCTCCAACCCTTATCAACAACCCCCTGCTGGTCCATACCAGCAACCTTATAACCAACAGTATCAGCAACCTGGCCCCCCTGCTTATCATCCCCAAGCTCCTCAGTCTCCAAACCAACCGTACCAACATCCCCCGCAGCCCCCACAGGCCCCTTACCAACCAGCTAACAGCCCGCCTTACATGGCAGCGCCCTCAGTACCTTACCAACAACAGCCTCCCAGTAGCTTTGTTGTTTctagctttactgtagctgcaAGGCCTGAATCTGCATTAGGTGGTCCTGCAGCTGCTCCTAAACCTAAGTTCATGGCAAAAAAGAGCTCAGCTCAGGTGTGGAAGCCTTCAGCAGATAAAGAGTGA
- the synpo2a gene encoding synaptopodin-2 isoform X2 → MGTGDYICVTLRGGAPWGFTLREGEGDTYRPFLISQVEAEGRASLAGVCEGDEVVSLNGEPCADLTLLRACAFIDASIDCLQLLLKRSCIVPSEEYESEETHAAERDSSGEAVESTTLHIFPPQHSSQSPREIYISEAQDETCYGDTEFPKSPQLLCTQLHAPSSDDQNGPILKENEERQCFSPGNMVELQVSLSESTLEDVGCSSLGSAMGIEGELSNREAVQEIHTISITSHYVPRPAREPLGQHGVVLSSPSMLGQVEVIVQQPDASGTRRSISRVGGPRVSGSQSEGEGGGGPCEGVPGCFTVSFPSEEATAAEEQDSETEGDPDKPNKHRAKHARLRRSESLSEKQVKEAKSKCKRIALLLSAAPPNPNNKGVLMFKKHRQRAKKYTLVSYGTGEDEPEYSDEEDEDTQETHTVEFTLVAPNGSEIDKHFLTNAQSGKSVLTINWDKGLLEIERNLKNGAEMECLPDTQGKGATMFAQRRLRMDEISAEHDELRRQGIPVEAVPLIEKKMEEHTYMQSTTEDHAYMDVNIHQQQQQQQQQQQQQQQQQEYQQYQEQQYYEQQQNYQQQQLQLQQQQQQQQQQQQQQQYQLQQQQQQQQQQYEQQQQYEQQHYQQQQMYQQQREFQEQQQMQHYSTNINGTVQHQHSDIQSSFSNPSAKPFAAENMAAAPYSPAMSGTNQDSVGQGEQIASRDERIATPASRTGVLSDARRRNAGKPMFSFKEAPKVSPNPALLNLLNRKDKKLGFESGGEEDYLSLGAEACNFLQSQQIKHKVPPPVAPKPVIDPNSPPWTPQIEMINQEMPQQAENSVFTPALAPTIETTPAPELEPTPAPELEPTPAPAPEPSPPPALQETPASNPTVEQPTWALQEPETQQPLQVTAQDENGHTNCPPQHELAPCCAPAQTEAQQQPPTNSWPPAQVQPEVPPQSQSPPQLPWVTRLPAQTQVQPQPPTNNWNPQIQPAWTQPQEQPPSHPQAQPPWTHSHEQPNMPQSQPPWGQPQEPMQQQQPQAPWAQPSQTDSQPQPPWMQQPQQKPQAQPPWAQPIQTESLPQQPWVQQPQHQAPQPAWPQAQAPCQPQPPWVSAPPQQQPQINAWPPSQTQAQVQPPWIQASPSQLPAQPQAIVNPWMPVPAQAQSQPSWAQNPTEPAQPPINSWAQEQNQTQPQPQNQPPWAQPGPPQPTSQPNWQQSSSLPQPPINTWPQPQTQPQTPVNAWAPQPQQTPVSASTTMVNTQPSPKPWQPPHNLPQARSPPTPPQRMHSFNISQHSSSPINPMASVLNPATQGSSCDMPAVRGKGADMFAKRQSRMEKYVVDSETVEANKATRAPSPVASLPNEWKYTSSAFGRSYSLSPLARVPSMGQQSVSAASQKPQARASTAPPTSQTSWLEKGRRPIMPWEAASRHPLGLVDEAFCLQNLHQSLATNIRLAAQRKKLPEPPAKWKACSTYQAPQRTVSQTWSQSRTQSRGPLPWFGSLTRSSAPVPAEPAGYRSLPRQWQPQRAVTQEPLGSSGSSFMFNRATEKKTYKSVYTGNIWSWKR, encoded by the exons ATGGGCACCGGGGACTACATCTGCGTGACTTTGCGGGGGGGTGCACCCTGGGGCTTCACcctgagggagggagagggggacacCTACAGACCCTTCCTAATCTCCCAG GTGGAAGCCGAAGGTCGTGCCTCCCTGGCTGGAGTGTGTGAAGGTGACGAGGTGGTGTCACTGAACGGAGAGCCGTGTGCTGATCTCACTCTGTTACGAGCCTGTGCATTCATCGACGCATCCATCGACTGTCTGCAGCTGCTGCTCAAAAG ATCCTGCATCGTCCCATCAGAAGAATATGAATCAGAAGAGACACACGCTGCAGAGAGGGACTCCTCTGGTGAGGCTGTAGAGAGCACCACCCTCCACATCTTCCCCCCACAACACAGTTCCCAAAGCCCGAGGGAGATCTACATATCCGAGGCCCAGGACGAGACCTGCTATGGGGACACAGAGTTTCCCAAGAGTCCCCAACTGCTTTGTACCCAGCTCCATGCTCCCTCGTCTGATGATCAGAATGGTCCTATTCTCAAGGAAAATGAAGAACGGCAATGCttctcccctgggaacatggtggAGCTCCAGGTGTCCCTGTCCGAGTCAACTTTGGAGGACGTGGGCTGCAGCTCTCTGGGGAGTGCTATGGGGATAGAGGGGGAACtctccaacagagaggctgtcCAGGAGATCCACACCATCAGCATAACGTCGCACTATGTCCCACGGCCTGCCAGGGAGCCGCTCGGACAGCACGGGGTGGTGCTCAGCTCCCCGTCCATGCTGGGGCAGGTGGAGGTCATTGTGCAACAGCCAGACGCATCAGGAACAAGGAGGAGCATCTCTAGGGTGGGAGGCCCTAGGGTCAGTGGGTCCCAAAGtgaaggagagggaggaggagggccCTGTGAGGGAGTTCCTGGGTGTTTCACTGTCTCATTTCCCTCAGAAGAGGCGACAGCAGCAGAAGAGCAGGACTCAGAGACTGAGGGGGATCCAGACAAACCCAACAAGCATCGGGCAAAACATGCCA GGCTCAGGCGCAGCGAGAGTCTTTCTGAAAAGCAGGTGAAGGAAGCCAAGTCCAAATGTAAACGTATTGCTCTCCTTCTGTCGGCTGCTCCGCCTAACCCCAACAACAAGGGGGTGTTGATGTTCAAGAAACATCGGCAGAGGGCCAAGAAATACACACTGGTGAGCTACGGCACAGGAGAAGACGAACCTGAGTACAGCGACGAAGAGGACGAGGatacacaggaaacacacactgTTGAATTTACCCTTGTGGCTCCAAACGGTTCTGAAATAGACAAGCACTTCCTCACTAATGCCCAAAGTGGCAAAAGTGTGTTAACTATCAACTGGGACAAGGGTCTTCTGGAGATTGAAAGGAACCTGAAAAACGGAGCAGAGATGGAATGTTTGCCTGACACACAGGGCAAGGGGGCAACAATGTTTGCCCAACGGCGTTTAAGGATGGATGAGATTTCTGCTGAACATGATGAGCTCAGGCGCCAGGGGATACCCGTGGAAGCAGTACCGTTGATTGAAAAGAAGATGGAGGAGCACACTTACATGCAGTCCACAACAGAGGACCATGCTTATATGGATGTAAAtatacaccaacaacaacaacaacaacaacaacaacaacaacaacaacaacaacaacaagaataCCAACAATATCAGGAGCAGCAGTACTATGAGCAACAACAGAactaccaacaacaacaactacaactacaacaacaacaacaacaacaacaacaacaacaacaacaacaacaataccagctgcagcagcagcagcagcagcagcagcagcagtatgaacagcagcagcagtatgaaCAACAGCACTATCAACAGCAGCAAATGTATCAGCAGCAGCGAGAATTTCAAGAGCAACAGCAAATGCAGCACTATTCTACAAACATCAATGGCACAGTGCAACATCAACACAGTGACATCCAGAGTTCTTTCAGTAATCCATCTGCAAAGCCTTTCGCTGCAGAAAACATGGCGGCTGCTCCTTATTCTCCCGCAATGAGTGGGACCAATCAAGATTCTGTGGGCCAAGGGGAGCAGATAGCCTCCCGGGATGAGCGCATTGCTACCCCTGCGAGTCGGACTGGGGTTTTGTCCGACGCAAGGAGAAGAAATGCTGGAAAGCCTATGTTCTCGTTTAAGGAAGCACCTAAAGTATCGCCGAACCCAGCACTGCTAAACCTCCTCAACAGAAAGGATAAGAAGTTGGGATTTGAGTCAGGAGGCGAGGAAGACTACCTTAGCCTTGGGGCTGAGGCTTGTAATTTCCTGCAATCTCAACAAATTAAACATAAGGTTCCTCCACCTGTGGCTCCAAAGCCTGTGATCGACCCCAACTCGCCTCCTTGGACACCGCAGATAGAAATGATCAACCAGGAGATGCCTCAACAAGCTGAAAATAGTGTTTTCACACCTGCTCTAGCCCCCACCATAGAGACAACCCCTGCTCCAGAACTAGAGCCAACCCCTGCTCCAGAACTAGAGCCAACCCCTGCACCTGCCCCTGAGCCCTCCCCCCCTCCGGCCCTCCAGGAGACTCCTGCCAGCAATCCCACTGTGGAACAGCCCACATGGGCTCTACAAGAACCTGAAACTCAACAGCCTCTGCAAGTGACGGCTCAGGATGAAAATGGTCATACGAATTGTCCCCCGCAGCATGAGCTTGCTCCTTGCTGTGCTCCAGCACAAAcagaggcacaacaacagccaccTACCAATTCTTGGCCTCCAGCTCAAGTGCAGCCTGAGGTACCACCTCAAAGTCAGTCGCCACCCCAGCTACCTTGGGTGACACGTCTACCTGCACAGACCCAAGTACAGCCTCAACCTCCTACAAATAATTGGAACCCTCAAATTCAGCCAGCATGGACCCAACCTCAAGAGCAACCACCGTCTCATCCTCAGGCTCAGCCCCCCTGGACACACTCTCACGAGCAGCCAAATATGCCGCAGTCACAACCACCTTGGGGTCAACCCCAAGAACcaatgcagcagcagcaaccCCAGGCTCCATGGGCACAACCATCACAGACAGACTCTCAGCCTCAACCGCCATGGATGCAACAACCGCAGCAGAAACCCCAAGCACAACCTCCTTGGGCTCAACCGATTCAAACTGAATCTCTGCCACAGCAGCCATGGGTTCAGCAACCACAGCATCAGGCACCACAACCAGCATGGCCACAGGCGCAAGCACCATGTCAGCCTCAACCACCTTGGGTCTCAGCTCCACCTCAACAGCAGCCTCAAATTAATGCATGGCCTCCATCACAAACTCAAGCCCAAGTTCAGCCACCTTGGATCCAAGCATCCCCATCACAACTTCCTGCGCAGCCTCAAGCCATCGTGAATCCATGGATGCCAGTACCAGCCCAGGCTCAGTCCCAACCATCATGGGCCCAGAACCCTACAGAACCTGCTCAGCCACCCATTAATTCTTGGGCCCAAGAGCAAAATCAGACCCAACCTCAACCCCAAAATCAACCGCCTTGGGCTCAACCAGGTCCACCACAGCCAACGTCACAGCCAAACTGGCAACAGTCCTCTTCTCTACCACAGCCACCGATTAATACATGGCCTCAACCTCAGACACAACCTCAGACACCTGTGAATGCCTGGGCACCACAGCCACAGCAAACACCTGTGAGTGCTTCCACAACAATGGTAAACACTCAGCCTTCACCAAAACCTTGGCAACCACCACACAATCTCCCACAAGCAAGGAGTCCTCCAACTCCACCACAGCGAATGCACTCTTTCAACATCAGTCAACATTCTTCATCTCCCATCAACCCAATGGCGAGTGTCTTAAACCCAGCAACCCAGGGTTCATCTTGTGATATGCCAGCCGTCAGAGGGAAAGGAGCTGATATGTTCGCTAAGAGGCAGTCTCGTATGGAGAAATATGTTGTGGACTCTGAGACTGTGGAAGCAAACAAGGCAACCCGGGCACCATCACCAGTTGCATCCTTACCAAATGAATGGAAATACACATCTAGC GCTTTTGGCAGGAGCTACTCTCTCTCCCCTCTAGCCAGAGTGCCATCCATGGGCCAGCAGTCAGTGTCTGCTGCCTCCCAAAAGCCTCAAGCTCGGGCCTCCACCGCCCCCCCGACAAGCCAGACATCCTGGCTAGAGAAGGGGCGCAGACCCATCATGCCCTGGGAGGCTGCCTCCCGGCACCCCCTGGGCCTGGTGGATGAAGCATTTTGTCTCCAGAACCTTCATCAGAGCCTGGCCACAAACATACGCCTGGCAGCCCAACGCAAGAAGCTGCCCGAGCCGCCGGCAAAGTGGAAGGCCTGCTCGACATACCAGGCCCCGCAGAGGACCGTCAGCCAGACCTGGAGCCAGAGCCGAACTCAGAGCCGGGGCCCGCTACCGTGGTTTGGGTCCCTTACAAGGAGCTCTGCCCCGGTTCCGGCAGAGCCTGCTGGGTACAGGTCTCTCCCCAGACAGTGGCAGCCTCAGAGGGCAGTCACTCAGGAACCCCTGGGGTCCTCGGGGTCCTCCTTCATGTTCAACAGAGCCactgaaaaaaaaacgtacaaGTCTGTGTACACCGGCAACATCTGGAGCTGGAAGCGGTAG